The genomic region ATCTTGTGATTGATAATGAATTAGGTTCCTGTGCTTCTGGCATGCTAAAACTCTCTTCATGCATTGATAGGCATTTGATTCCATTGCAACCCAATAATATCTTGTTTGAAATAGCTTCATGGCAAGGATAATGCTACTAGGGACTTCTTGAAGTGCTAAGTTAGCCTTGTATATGTTGACACATCTAAGAAAAGTGTTATTGTAGCCCCTACAATAGAGAATGCCACCAATGTCAATGTAATAGGAGGCACATTGGATAGGTGATTTGTATTTTTAGATGATAAGTAGGATGGGATGGTATGGTCTTGGAGGTAAGCATAGATGTCACTATACTATGGGGTGTCAAGATCAACAATGTCATATATCATATCTAAGTAGGAAAGACATAGTCAAGGATGAGAAGTTGTTCTACAAGCAAATGGCATTCATGGTCATCATTTGGCATATCTAAGAGAGATCCTATTATGTCCATTATCTTTGCATCTTTATTATTGATATAGGGGACTTGCTCAAAAGATGTATCTAGCAAATATTGTTTGAAGCTATCCACTATACACTTATAGGGCACAAGCTTATCATCGTTAGTTAGGAACTCATCATTGACCCATCTAATAACTAGCTATGAATCACCAAATATATATAGGTATTAAATTTTCCATTGTACTACTAACTTTAGGCTAGAGATaagagcttcatactctacaatattgTATTTTTACGAGAATCCAATTAAGAATGCCTTAGGGGTGAGATCATCTTGAGAGGTGATAAATAAGATGCTTACACTAGAACcttgaaaggtaaaggatccatcaaagtatagtatccATGGTTTGTAATCTTCAATACAAAGGATAGATTCATCACAAAATTCTATCACCGGTGGTTAATGAGCTTGAAGTGGGCCTCTACCAAATGATATACAATTACTTACCCTTTGATTACCTTTTGATTCATacattcaatatcaaattcactaaaaAGAATGACCCACTTTGCTATTCTTCTTGTTAGAGTTTCTTAAAACAATAACTATTTAAGAAGGTTGATTTTGGTGATAAGATGGATATTAAAATTGAACGTGTAATGCCAAGTATTTTGTGAGGAAAATCCACTGatgaaaaaatatttctctatggGAGAGTAATTTATCTCACATCCCATTAACATTTTGGGAATGTGATAGATGACATTATCTcgtccttgatcatcatgttgtacTAATAGAGCACCTAAATCATGTTGTGTAATGAAGATGTATAAAAGTAGAGGCTAGTTAGGAGTAGGTACCACTAGGATTGCAATATTGGAAATATATTACTTAATTATCAATTGTTGAGTGGCACAACTAGTCCCATTTAAAGTTGGCATTCTTCTTAAGCATATGTAAGAAAGGTTGgcatttatttgcaaattgaaaaatgaaTTATTAAATGAATTAGAGTTTTCCTTTTAGGCTACACAACTAGCTACGGTTATGTGGGAGTGGCATTTTCATTATGACAATGCTCAAACATCAAACTGCAAATTGTCCTTCAAACACTAGTCAACTAATTCAAAACATGCTTTAACCCAAGCAATACTAATCGGCCAAGTTGTGTCAAGAGTAAACACAAGTGGGGTTTTACAATGATGCCACTAATTCATGTGTAATACACACCCAACATGAAGTACATGCAAAGCATACAGCACAAACCTAACAAACACCTGCTCTTGACTTTGAATGATCAAAATCAATTGTTTATTGACTAAGACTTCTGGGAGACTTTAAAGCCTTAAGATGAAAagaaacatttaaaatttaaaaactatatgTAAATGCTTGTTACAGAACTCTTAATGAATGCAAATTTGAGAGGTAGAACGATATGCCAATAGATCTCAATTTGAGATCCCTGCAAAGCCTAATTGTTTTGTCTTCCCTTCTTTGGAATGGATGCACACTCCAAATCCAATTAAAGTGCTGTCAGAAAGCATGACTGACCAACATATTCATAAGATCATACCAAATTTTATTCAAATGACTGCTGCTATCATGGCGTTGTTTCGTATTTTTCTGTTACAAAATCTAATTGCGTGACTTGACCTTTATACCCTGTGGGGTCTTGAGTCTTCTCGAATATATTAACCAAAGGTCTAGTGATGGTCAACCCAGGGTTTCCATTAAACATATAAACACCATATTTATCTAGCATGTAATTATGCAAAATCAAATCACCGTTCAACGACTGAATATAGAAAGGAGGATGGTCCATATGATTTAATTCATTTCAATGTAAATTTCAGGTAACTCATCCAATTTGAGCTCTTTCAGCAAATTATTTCttccaaaaatgtaaatttcaGGAACTCCATGAACATTTATATAGGTTTCTTTAAACGATGAAACCTACAGAACAAGGGAGGGAGATTTTTTTTAGAGTCGTCTGGAAGATTTGAGTTGTTGAGAAGCATCTCTCAACAGACAGTAGTAATTGCTTCTTTGACTCCCTTCCGTGGGAATTACAGTCTTTTGAGCTGCTCGTATTTCCAAACTTTAAATTAAAGATCTTCATGGTTTAGTCAGCTTGACCACTTCTGTAGCTTTGATTGAGTCTTCATTCAGGTAAACTGTCTTTTTCTGCGTCATTTTGCCTCAGAGACTAAGTTAAACCGAAAATCATCCGAACTGTCTGACATCGTTGATATCTCCTCAGCACCTCTCTGATTATTACAAAACAATTTGAGAGATTGAGGCTTCTGATTCTGTTTCTTTTTCTAGAAGACCGTAATCATCCTCCACACTCGAAACAACCATTTTCCACACAATGCACCCTGTTATAATGAAAGCCTCTGTAAATAACTTGGTTCACTCAGCATCACCAATAGTCTCCACAAGAACATTGCCCATGTTCAAAATGATGGAAACGATTTGCATCTCTCACAACAATTTTCCTTTCAACAATCTTCGAGATAAACTTAGTCGCAGTGTGGCAGTCACCACATACTCGAAGGTTCTTGACAACTGTAATAGTTGTTCCAGGGGATGTGTTTAACAACCCAAATGCAATAGCCAACTTCTCACTATGGTGGCAGAGGAGTAATTCCTTTTCTTCATCCTCCACATCATTCAGCACAGGTTTTGTATCGGGAATATACCCTGCTGCCTTCATCTTCCAAGATAATTTATCCAACTCTGCATAGATCTCCTGTGTTTGTGGGTGTAATCTGTCTCCTACATAAAAAACATGTACCATTTTATGGACTTCAATCCAGCTACATCCAGGTGTCTTAATAATTCCTGTATCTTTCATCACTCTCCTTAACTTTTGAAGTTCACTCCACCTGCCCACTTCTGCATAAATGTTTGACAGAAGAACATAAGATGCAGCACTTTTAGGTTCAAACTCAAAAAGGAGTGTCGCCACAAATTCTCCTAGCCCAATATTCTTATGTGATCTACAAGCACCAAGTAAACACATCCATACAACTAAATCAGGTTTTATTGGCAATTTGATAATAAAATTTAGAGCTTGCTCAAGATAGCCAGCACGgccaagaaggtcaaccatgcaTACATAGTGATCTGTATTGGGGATTATATTAGAGTCAGTAATGCAATTGAAGTATTTACAGCCATCATCGACTAGGCCTGCATGGCTACATGCAAATAAAACAGAAACAAAGGTTATATGATCGAGCTCAGTTCCAGAATGCTTCATTAGTTGGAAGAGTTCAAGAGCATCCTCGCTATAGCCATGcattgcatatcctgcaatcattgcattccatgatacaacattggaatgatcaattttgtcaaacaataCACGGCTCCTCTGTATACTTCCACATTTGCCATACATATCTATTAGAGCATTCACAACTGCATCTGACAAAGATCCACTTTTGATAATCTTTTGATGGATTTCCATACCCTGTTCTAGAGCTCCAAGTTTGGCACAAGCTGGGAGGATGCTTGCGAAAGTTAATGAGTCTGAATTTATACCTATCAACTGCATTTGCTTAAAAATACACAAGGCTTTATCAACAAGTCCATTTTGTTTATATcctacaatcattgcattccatgagaccacattttgtTGAGGTAGTTTATCAAACACTTTCCTTGCTTTCTGTAAGCTTCCACATTTTGCGTACATGTCCAGAAGGGCGTTCAAGACCACATCTGACATGTATCCGTTTTCTATTAGTTTTTCATGGACCTCTATGCCTtgctccaaagctcccattttggcacatgcTGAAAGAATAGTGGCAAAGGTTGCTGAGTCAGGCTTTATTCCCGCCAATTGCATTCGCTTAAAAAACTCCAACGCTTTTTCAACAAGCTCATTTTGTGTGTATCCAGCAATGATTGCactccatgagaccacatttcgtTGAGGCATTTCTTCAAAAATCCTTAAAACCCCATCAAGATCTCCATTTTGAGCATATCCAGTAAGTATCGCATTCCACGAGACAaggtttgcatttttcattttctcAAACAGTTCACATGCTTTCTGTATatatccacattttgcatacatgtctatcagtGAAGTCGTGGCTACCGCTTCTGACAAACATCCTGTGTCGATTATTTTTTGATGGatttccataccctgttccaaagctcctattttggcacatgcTGAGAGGATGCTGGAAAATGTTATTGAGTTTGGATCTACACCTGCAAACTGCATCTGCTTGAATATCTCCAAGGCTTCTTCAACATACCCCTTTTGCACGTATCCAGTAATTACTGCAGTCCATGAAACCACATTTCGaagaggcattttgtcaaataattCACGCGATTTCTGTATGCTTCCGCATTTTGaatacatgtctatcagggcagtCACAACTAGGACATCAGACAATAATCCGCTCTTAattatttttgaatggatatccATACCAAGTTCTAATGCTTCCATTTTGGCACATGCTGGAAGGATGCTGACGAAGGTTGATGAGTCTGACTtgacacctgccaattgcatttgcttaagaATTTCTAGGGATTCATCAACAAGCCCATTTCGAGTATATCCCACTATCatagcattccatgagaccacattttctCGAGGCATTTTTTCAAACAATTTGCGCGCCTTCTGGATGCTtcgacattttgcatacatgtctacaagGGAATTTGAAACTAAAACATTTGACAAAAGTCCACTTTCAATTATTGTTTTATGGATTTCCATACCCTTTTCCACATCTCCTTTTTCGGCACACGCTGGAAGGATGCTTATAAAAGTCGCCGGGTTAGGTtttacacctgctaattgcatttgcttaaaaaaGTCTAACCCTTCTTCAACAAACCCGTATTTTGCATGCCCTGTTATGATTGtcgtccatgagaccacatttttttGAGGCATTTTATCAAAAAGGCTCAAAGCTTCATCAAGAGCACCATTATGTGCATACCCTGTAATCATCGCATTCCACGAGATCACATTTGCattaggcattctgtcaaacaattgaCGTGCCTTCAGTATGCTCTGGCATTTTGCATACATGTTCATCAGAGTATTCATCACAATGAGGTCGGATTGAAATCCACATCTAATGACTTTTCCATGGATCTGCCTGCCATTTTTAAGAGATTTCGTGTCGGCGCACGCGGGAAGAATAGTCGAGAAAGTGAACTGATCTGGTCGAGCCTCTGATAGTTGCATTTGCTGAAACAATGTCAATGCCTGTTGAGGAAAACCATGCCTTCTGTATTGTCCAATCATCATATTCCATGAAAAGACGTCTGTGTCAGTCCTGTGTTCAAAAGCATTGCGAGCGTCCACTAAGCTCCCACACTTGGCATACATATTGAAAAATGTTCTGTGTGAAAAGAAATTTGTGGGAAATGTAAGCCTCGTGTCATTGATGTGAGTGTATATTTTTTTAGCCCACAGTGCTCTGGGTTTAAGATTGATACGGGAAGTGGATGGCATTGAATTAATCTGCATTGTCATTCATTCTACCATAATTGAACACATTCTTCTGATTCTGATTTCTTAAGAAGAGGAACACTCTGATCTCTCTCATTCTGTAAATCAAGCCTATTGATTTTTCCCAGAACCTTCTGATACCTCTTCGGCATTTTTGATTTGCTAGCGATAGTAATGAAACTAGTTGTAAAGAACCGTCGAAGTTTTTGAAGTGCCGATTTTTGCACTTTCCTCCTCCTATTAGCACCTTGTCTGATAAGCACAATAATTATATTTCATAATTGTTTGGAGTATTAATTGTGATTGAACTTTTAAATTGCCCATAGCACCTTGTTTGATAAGcacaataattatattttataattgttTGGCTCACTTTATatcacaattaaaaaattaatctGAGCATTCCAACCTATTAAATTAATCTGAGCATTCCAATCTAtttactttttattaaatcttggATAGTATTGTTTACTCGCATATATATCTTAAGGACTATCTTAAGATAATCTATATAAAGTACTTCGATATATatcttattatattataatttatattaaattatgattataaaaataaaaaatgattttacaaataataagaattttatttatttattttttaatttcatcttagaaataaaaataaatagaaaaatgatTTACAAATACTTAATATTTatctattataaaaataaaaaataaaaaattatttatttatttatctcattgtaggaataaaaattaaaattaaaatgttttacAAATACTTGGTGTTTATttcttataaaaaatataaaatataactaTAAATGATTTTACAAATGTTTAATGCTTATTTcattatagaaataaaaataaaataaaaaagatttaCAAATACTTAATGTTTATcccttataaaaataaaaaaattataataacaaTTGTCTACATATCTATAGTTAAAATAGAATTGTTTGGCAATCTAATTATTATCTTTGTCCCAAAATAATTTTAGTATCTATcgattttaaatcattttttaatgtttaaattgctTTATGTTTTTATGTACACAGATGAATGGGGTGCATATGCGATTGTAGACTTACATCTATCGAAgtaataataacatatttatatttAGAAGATTTATGTTAAAGATATTGAGAAATATCATTCTCCGTATGTTTATTTGTTTGAGTAAAACATTTAAAACAATAGAcacaatttaataaaaataaacactTAAAACAATGATATTTCTTGCCTCTTCGAGAATGATGCATCTTACCTTTACATAAATTTTCCTAAAGATCAGGAAAAATTGCAAAACGAAAAAACTTAGAAatgaaattttttataaaaaaaaaatgagatcACATTTCCTTACCTTAGTCATTCCAAACTACTCTAGTAGTTTTTTGTTGATTACTGATAAAAAACCAACTTGAGGATTGTTTGAAGTGTTGGAAACTCAATAGTATAATAAGTAAAAGCAAGCTCTTTCAAATTTATCAAAAGGCATAGCCAATTTGACATAGAGAATTAAGATAGATAAAATGTTTGAAGATCTTTTAAAACTTTCATtgtctccaaaaaaaaaaaaaaaaagtagtggAAGAATCAACTCTATATCATGCTCATTTTTAGGAATGTTATTTCATTATTCAAGATGTTGCACCCTAACACTAACTCTaactataacccaaaccctaatttAATCAATAATTAAATCGTAACCATAATTGAGCCTTGATCAACTAACTTAGAGTAATAATTTTAGCCCTATGAAGATCAAATGCCCAATTATTATGTGTGCTTGTAAATAGAATTTGCTCTACATAATTTACACAACATGTATCTCGGGGAGTTTTGAGTGAATACCAATGATACATATCAATTGACAAAAGATTAAGTAAATAATCTACACTTATGGTTGGTATGATA from Cryptomeria japonica chromosome 3, Sugi_1.0, whole genome shotgun sequence harbors:
- the LOC131037373 gene encoding pentatricopeptide repeat-containing protein At1g08070, chloroplastic gives rise to the protein MTMQINSMPSTSRINLKPRALWAKKIYTHINDTRLTFPTNFFSHRTFFNMYAKCGSLVDARNAFEHRTDTDVFSWNMMIGQYRRHGFPQQALTLFQQMQLSEARPDQFTFSTILPACADTKSLKNGRQIHGKVIRCGFQSDLIVMNTLMNMYAKCQSILKARQLFDRMPNANVISWNAMITGYAHNGALDEALSLFDKMPQKNVVSWTTIITGHAKYGFVEEGLDFFKQMQLAGVKPNPATFISILPACAEKGDVEKGMEIHKTIIESGLLSNVLVSNSLVDMYAKCRSIQKARKLFEKMPRENVVSWNAMIVGYTRNGLVDESLEILKQMQLAGVKSDSSTFVSILPACAKMEALELGMDIHSKIIKSGLLSDVLVVTALIDMYSKCGSIQKSRELFDKMPLRNVVSWTAVITGYVQKGYVEEALEIFKQMQFAGVDPNSITFSSILSACAKIGALEQGMEIHQKIIDTGCLSEAVATTSLIDMYAKCGYIQKACELFEKMKNANLVSWNAILTGYAQNGDLDGVLRIFEEMPQRNVVSWSAIIAGYTQNELVEKALEFFKRMQLAGIKPDSATFATILSACAKMGALEQGIEVHEKLIENGYMSDVVLNALLDMYAKCGSLQKARKVFDKLPQQNVVSWNAMIVGYKQNGLVDKALCIFKQMQLIGINSDSLTFASILPACAKLGALEQGMEIHQKIIKSGSLSDAVVNALIDMYGKCGSIQRSRVLFDKIDHSNVVSWNAMIAGYAMHGYSEDALELFQLMKHSGTELDHITFVSVLFACSHAGLVDDGCKYFNCITDSNIIPNTDHYVCMVDLLGRAGYLEQALNFIIKLPIKPDLVVWMCLLGACRSHKNIGLGEFVATLLFEFEPKSAASYVLLSNIYAEVGRWSELQKLRRVMKDTGIIKTPGCSWIEVHKMVHVFYVGDRLHPQTQEIYAELDKLSWKMKAAGYIPDTKPVLNDVEDEEKELLLCHHSEKLAIAFGLLNTSPGTTITVVKNLRVCGDCHTATKFISKIVERKIVVRDANRFHHFEHGQCSCGDYW